GCGAAACGGCTAGATAAAGAGCTCGCAGCATGGGAACGCTACGCGAGGGAAAGTATCGCGCCTGGCGCCCGCCGAACCAACCGCCAAGCGCTTGAGGTGCTTCAATGCCTGCAATGGATGCGTGGCGAGATTGAGCGCGGCGTTGAGTCCCGCAGTCTCTACGGCGCGTTCCTGTGTGGTGCTGCCACGGAAAAGTTGTACGTAATTCCACACGAGGACAAGGCACGGAAAGGGGGTCGGATGGTACGGGGTAGCCAAATCTCACGCCAGCTCAAAGCCGTGGCCGACTCCAAACGGCGCGAAGAGGTACGCAAGCGGTGCCGAGCGCTGCTGCTGAAAAATCCGAAGATCACAAAGGGCAAGGCTGCGATTAGCTTAAACTCTACATTCACGCGAGAAGCTGGCGGAAAACGCCCGCGAGGTTACAGCGAAAGCGCAATCCGAGGCATCATTGCCGACCTATTCTGAGGGGCAAAACTATTTGCGCAGCGCTGATCAGTGCTGCATAGTTCTCCGCTTCCAGTCGCATTAGGCAGTGCGTAACCTTCCATCAGTGTTGTTCACAAAACACCTGATTGGAGGAAATGCGATGTCTGTTCCTGTTCCTGTTTCCTGCCCTACGCTTCCGCCCAAGGGAGCCGCCCAATACCTGGGCGTACGCGAGCAAACACTCGCTGTCTGGCGATCCACCGGG
This Pirellulales bacterium DNA region includes the following protein-coding sequences:
- a CDS encoding helix-turn-helix domain-containing protein — translated: MSVPVPVSCPTLPPKGAAQYLGVREQTLAVWRSTGRYQLPFTRVGRLIRYRVADLEKFLELHTVGEFSE